The Anopheles coluzzii chromosome 2, AcolN3, whole genome shotgun sequence genome window below encodes:
- the LOC120947593 gene encoding probable salivary secreted peptide, with product MKALTCCLVIVLSVSVVLIYGDSRQWGRRVSGDRLLDYAVVVNNSLPVPEKSSIYRYLPAAGAYRPPNITAIFTRDNVPGGKGGFAGIVSGGVNQSNVTLKLTSKPYQRFNFTIEIYGK from the exons ATGAAAGCGCTCACGTGTTGTTTGGTGATTGTTCTTAGCGTTTCGGTGGTGCTGATTTATGGCGATAGTCGCCAGTGGGGTCGCCGAGTGTCTGGAGATCGTCTGCTCGATTATGCCGTGGTCGTGAACAACTCGCTGCCAGTGCCGGAGAAGAGCAGCATCTATCGCTATCTTCCTGCTGCG GGAGCGTACCGGCCACCGAACATTACGGCTATCTTCACCCGTGATAACGTGCCGGGCGGCAAAGGTGGCTTTGCGGGAATCGTTTCCGGTGGAGTGAACCAATCGAATGTGACGCTGAAACTTACCTCCAAACCGTACCAGCGGTTTAACTTTACGATCGAGATTTACGGAAAGTAA